From a single Candidatus Rokuibacteriota bacterium genomic region:
- a CDS encoding response regulator, with protein sequence MKAARALVVDDDPDILEVLEMRLQSMGLDVTLARNYGEAVTLLDDRGFDVALFDLRMEPVNGLKLMEAAHERQPRLPVLIMTAHGTIDNAVEAVRQGAFDYLTKPFVPEELRGKVGRALSARRWTRDRTLLKSVGEALGSSGTMERVLDAIAHATVEATEAERAVVFLLEEGRLVPMASAGAAPGSIDQLAKTAEAVIERKIPAAVADADGRVLLGAPLFVGGGAAGALVVETRVEPTADDLDLLAIFSSQAAVALKNTRELERLRSGALAALGRMAAQVAHELRNPLGGLKLFAEYLEHRLGKAGDTEGSEVAGKISREVDHMTDLVREITQFGRPGSLRRVPTNVNGLLESCLALAQARVAGKEIRVVFELDPALPQAALDPREIRKVFLNLIVNALEAMEAGGTLTLRTRPAERGLVEAVVEDTGCGMSEETRARVFDLFFTTKDSGTGLGMAIARTVVEQHGGRMDIRSQLGRGTQARVLLPLGAP encoded by the coding sequence GTGAAGGCCGCGCGCGCGCTGGTCGTAGACGATGATCCGGACATCCTCGAGGTCCTGGAGATGCGGCTGCAATCCATGGGGCTCGACGTGACGCTCGCGAGGAACTACGGGGAGGCCGTCACGCTCCTCGACGACCGCGGCTTCGACGTGGCGCTCTTCGACCTGCGCATGGAGCCCGTCAACGGCCTCAAGCTGATGGAGGCCGCGCACGAGCGCCAGCCACGCCTGCCCGTGCTCATCATGACCGCGCATGGCACCATCGACAACGCGGTCGAAGCCGTGCGGCAGGGCGCCTTCGACTATCTGACGAAGCCCTTCGTGCCCGAGGAGCTGCGCGGCAAGGTCGGCCGCGCGCTGTCCGCGCGCCGGTGGACCCGCGACCGGACGCTGTTGAAGTCCGTGGGCGAAGCGCTGGGATCCTCCGGCACCATGGAGCGCGTCCTCGACGCGATCGCGCACGCCACGGTCGAGGCGACCGAGGCCGAAAGGGCCGTGGTCTTCTTGCTCGAAGAGGGCCGCCTCGTGCCCATGGCCAGCGCCGGTGCCGCGCCCGGCTCCATCGACCAGCTCGCCAAGACGGCGGAGGCAGTGATCGAGCGGAAGATCCCCGCCGCGGTGGCCGACGCCGACGGGCGGGTGCTGCTGGGCGCTCCGCTGTTCGTTGGCGGCGGGGCCGCCGGCGCGCTCGTAGTTGAGACACGGGTGGAGCCGACGGCGGACGACCTCGACCTGCTCGCGATCTTCTCCTCGCAAGCCGCGGTGGCGCTCAAGAATACGCGGGAGCTGGAGCGCCTGAGAAGCGGCGCACTGGCGGCGCTCGGGCGCATGGCTGCCCAGGTGGCGCACGAGCTCCGGAATCCGCTGGGCGGCCTCAAGCTCTTCGCCGAGTATCTCGAGCACAGGCTCGGCAAGGCCGGGGACACCGAGGGCTCCGAGGTGGCCGGCAAGATCAGCCGCGAAGTGGACCACATGACCGACCTGGTTCGCGAGATCACCCAGTTCGGCCGGCCGGGGTCTTTGCGGCGCGTTCCCACCAATGTCAACGGCCTGCTGGAGTCCTGCCTCGCCCTTGCCCAGGCCCGCGTGGCGGGCAAGGAGATCCGCGTGGTGTTCGAGCTCGACCCGGCGCTTCCGCAGGCCGCGCTCGATCCCCGCGAGATCCGCAAGGTTTTCCTCAACCTCATCGTCAACGCGCTCGAGGCCATGGAGGCGGGGGGAACGCTGACGCTGCGCACGCGCCCAGCAGAGCGGGGACTCGTCGAGGCGGTGGTGGAGGACACGGGCTGCGGCATGTCCGAGGAGACGCGCGCGCGCGTCTTCGATCTCTTCTTCACCACCAAGGACAGCGGCACCGGTCTCGGCATGGCCATCGCGCGCACCGTCGTGGAGCAGCACGGGGGACGCATGGACATCCGGAGCCAGCTCGGGCGGGGCACGCAGGCGCGGGTGCTCCTGCCGCTGGGGGCGCCATGA
- a CDS encoding HAMP domain-containing sensor histidine kinase, whose product MRLPYKVFMTSALVIVALVGVATWSLLAISRLVDVNRGMATQSLPALRMGTSLREQLGGLTRTEMDARPAAAEPAQRAWNDRAARIAKDFDLSRSFLSSEEERSQHQEAMVAFAIYRRLAAMGPGLDAERRFAADRTGAYLDRMLGATYGALEEAQLEARQLEGHTWNTVFWALLASLAAALATTAFLAVHLRRSLRRLSIATTQVADGSFTHPLPVTSRDEIGELARSFNRMALRLREVDHLKEEFFSHISHELRTPLTSVKEATHLLLDRVQGPLTAKQARLVDIIAASSDRLLRLVNQVLEHSRLRARLLPLERRAVDMEKVVVRALEELRPQVEDKGLVLGRATSGSDFALQGDEDRLLRVVVNLVGNAIKFTPHGAAVTVRLTDLGPELEIAVEDTGIGIPATDLPRIFDPYKQAHRGRGGSGLGLAIVKGLVEAHGGRIQVESEEGRGSRFLVRLPKDVAPPVGAASAGGER is encoded by the coding sequence ATGCGGTTGCCCTACAAGGTGTTCATGACTTCGGCGCTCGTCATCGTGGCGCTGGTTGGGGTCGCCACCTGGAGCCTGCTGGCCATCAGCCGGTTGGTCGACGTCAATCGAGGCATGGCGACTCAGTCTCTGCCGGCCCTTCGGATGGGCACCTCGCTGCGCGAGCAGCTGGGCGGTCTCACGCGGACCGAGATGGACGCCAGGCCGGCCGCGGCGGAGCCTGCGCAAAGGGCCTGGAACGATCGCGCCGCACGGATAGCCAAGGACTTCGACCTCTCGCGCTCCTTCCTCAGCAGTGAGGAGGAGCGGTCGCAGCACCAGGAAGCGATGGTCGCCTTTGCCATCTACCGTCGGCTCGCGGCGATGGGGCCCGGCCTCGACGCCGAGCGGCGCTTCGCGGCCGACCGCACGGGGGCGTACCTCGACCGGATGCTGGGCGCCACGTACGGCGCGCTCGAGGAAGCCCAGCTCGAAGCGCGGCAGCTCGAGGGACACACGTGGAACACCGTGTTCTGGGCTCTCCTGGCGAGCCTGGCGGCAGCGCTCGCGACGACGGCCTTCCTGGCCGTGCACCTCAGGCGTTCGCTCCGCCGGCTCTCGATCGCCACGACCCAGGTGGCCGACGGCTCCTTCACGCATCCGCTTCCCGTGACGAGCCGCGACGAAATCGGGGAGCTGGCGCGCTCCTTCAACCGCATGGCTCTGCGCCTTCGCGAGGTGGACCACCTCAAGGAGGAGTTCTTCTCGCACATATCGCACGAGCTGCGAACGCCGCTCACCTCGGTCAAGGAGGCGACCCATCTGCTGCTCGATCGCGTGCAGGGGCCGCTCACGGCCAAGCAGGCGCGATTGGTGGACATCATCGCCGCGAGCTCGGATCGGCTCCTTCGGCTCGTGAACCAGGTGCTCGAGCACTCGCGCCTCCGCGCGCGCCTGCTCCCGCTCGAGCGCCGCGCGGTGGACATGGAGAAGGTCGTCGTGCGCGCGCTCGAGGAGCTGCGCCCGCAGGTCGAGGACAAGGGCCTGGTCCTCGGGCGCGCCACCAGCGGCTCGGATTTCGCGCTGCAGGGCGACGAGGACCGGTTGCTCCGCGTGGTCGTCAACCTGGTCGGCAATGCCATCAAGTTCACGCCACACGGGGCTGCGGTGACGGTCAGACTGACCGACTTGGGTCCCGAGCTCGAGATCGCGGTCGAGGACACGGGCATCGGCATTCCGGCGACGGACCTCCCGCGCATCTTCGACCCGTACAAGCAGGCCCACAGGGGACGCGGAGGCTCCGGACTGGGGCTCGCCATCGTGAAGGGGCTCGTCGAGGCGCACGGCGGGCGCATCCAGGTCGAGTCCGAGGAGGGGCGGGGGAGCCGCTTCCTCGTGCGCCTGCCTAAGGACGTCGCGCCCCCGGTCGGGGCCGCATCGGCAGGGGGCGAGCGGTGA
- a CDS encoding LLM class F420-dependent oxidoreductase translates to MDFGFALPGRGSLATPEIVIKLARKADELRYSSIFVTDHVVIPASQSAPYPYSPTGKFAGDWRNGYLEPLTLLSYLAGETSRVRLGTSVLVIPYRNPVVTAKMLATLDVLSGGRIILGAGVGWFKEEFEALHAEPFERRGAVTDEYLHLMRACWTREPVDWQGAFYGMGPVSAMPKPRQKGGIPIWVGGHTDAALRRAGELSDGWHPIGLRPPAMLLPEEYRDKVAIIRDWARKARRDPRAITLSFRCPLEVLPKRAKPAGGERQLFRGTAADVIGDLKAYEALGVTHFVFDPVAQDLRGWLAIMERFAEEVRPRMRGSSGPRRVTA, encoded by the coding sequence ATGGACTTCGGCTTCGCCCTTCCCGGCCGCGGATCGCTTGCCACCCCCGAAATCGTGATCAAGCTTGCGCGCAAGGCGGACGAGCTCCGCTACTCGTCGATCTTCGTCACGGACCACGTCGTGATCCCGGCGAGCCAGAGCGCGCCCTATCCCTACTCTCCGACGGGCAAGTTCGCCGGCGACTGGCGGAACGGGTACCTCGAGCCGCTGACGCTGCTGAGCTACCTTGCCGGCGAGACGTCGCGCGTGAGGCTCGGGACGAGCGTGCTGGTCATCCCCTACCGCAATCCCGTGGTCACGGCCAAGATGCTGGCGACGCTGGATGTGCTCTCCGGAGGCCGCATCATCCTCGGGGCGGGCGTCGGCTGGTTCAAGGAGGAGTTCGAGGCGCTCCACGCCGAGCCGTTCGAGCGGCGCGGAGCGGTCACCGACGAGTATCTGCATCTCATGCGCGCGTGCTGGACCCGCGAGCCGGTGGACTGGCAGGGCGCCTTCTACGGTATGGGACCGGTCAGCGCCATGCCCAAGCCGCGGCAGAAGGGCGGCATCCCGATCTGGGTCGGCGGGCACACGGACGCCGCGCTGCGCCGGGCAGGCGAGCTCTCTGACGGATGGCATCCCATCGGCCTCAGGCCTCCCGCCATGCTGCTCCCGGAAGAGTACCGCGACAAGGTCGCCATCATCCGTGACTGGGCGCGGAAGGCCAGGCGTGATCCGAGGGCGATCACGCTGTCCTTCCGCTGCCCGCTGGAAGTGCTCCCGAAGCGCGCCAAGCCCGCGGGAGGCGAGCGGCAGCTCTTCCGGGGCACGGCCGCCGACGTGATCGGGGACCTCAAAGCCTACGAGGCGCTCGGCGTCACCCACTTCGTCTTCGACCCGGTCGCGCAGGACCTCCGGGGCTGGCTCGCCATCATGGAGCGTTTCGCCGAAGAGGTCCGCCCCCGGATGCGCGGCAGCTCGGGCCCTCGCCGGGTCACCGCATGA
- a CDS encoding TIGR03668 family PPOX class F420-dependent oxidoreductase produces MSALPVDVTEFIASARLGRLATADGAGQPLVVPFCYAWDGEALVSAIDAKPKRAGDLKRVRNIRENPKVSVVIDHYDEDWRRLRWVIIQGLAEILTAGHDFAAGIDLLLSKYPQYRGMGLSRDQGTMIKVRPGKVLQWRYAS; encoded by the coding sequence ATGAGCGCCCTGCCGGTCGACGTGACCGAGTTCATCGCGAGCGCCCGTCTGGGCCGGCTCGCCACGGCGGACGGGGCGGGCCAGCCGCTGGTCGTGCCGTTTTGTTACGCATGGGACGGCGAGGCGCTCGTCTCGGCCATTGACGCCAAGCCCAAGCGCGCTGGTGACCTCAAGCGCGTGCGCAACATCCGCGAGAACCCCAAGGTCTCCGTCGTGATCGACCACTACGACGAGGACTGGCGCCGGCTCCGCTGGGTCATCATCCAAGGGCTCGCCGAGATCCTCACGGCCGGGCACGATTTCGCCGCCGGCATCGACCTTCTCCTGTCGAAGTACCCTCAGTATCGCGGCATGGGGCTTTCGCGAGACCAGGGAACCATGATCAAGGTCAGGCCAGGGAAGGTCCTCCAGTGGCGCTACGCGAGCTAG
- the cofG gene encoding 7,8-didemethyl-8-hydroxy-5-deazariboflavin synthase CofG, whose protein sequence is MALRELAAVERAAGGRVPTAEEAVALLRTPASLMPDLLAAAAAARDRGRGRRMTFSAKIFVPLTNLCRDYCGYCTFRRDPGDPGALTMTPEQVVALARAGERLGAKEALFSLGDRPEALFPEYRQFLRRMGHRTTLDYLRAVSALVVSETSLLPHANPGVMGERDLSSLREVNVSMGIMLETTSERLLGPGLAHDRAPDKVPARRLRTIALAGKLSIPFTTGILIGIGETHAERVEALLAIRDLHERYGHIQEVIVQNFRRKPGIPMRDHPEPVMDDLLRTAAVARLLLGPDMNIQVPPNLSDADFARLPDAGINDWGGVSPLTPDHINPERPWPGLAALRRATERAGLELRERLAVYPEYAARSEFVHEALRPRVRGLVDADGLVRGDLERWRTWN, encoded by the coding sequence GTGGCGCTACGCGAGCTAGCCGCGGTCGAGCGCGCCGCGGGGGGCCGCGTACCCACCGCGGAGGAGGCGGTCGCCCTGCTAAGGACGCCCGCGTCGCTGATGCCCGACCTGCTCGCCGCAGCGGCGGCGGCGAGGGACCGGGGTCGCGGCCGCCGCATGACCTTCTCGGCCAAGATCTTCGTACCGCTGACCAATCTCTGCCGCGACTACTGCGGGTACTGCACCTTCCGCCGCGATCCAGGCGACCCGGGCGCACTGACCATGACGCCGGAGCAGGTCGTAGCGCTCGCCCGTGCGGGCGAGCGCCTCGGCGCCAAAGAAGCGCTCTTCTCGTTGGGCGACCGGCCGGAGGCGCTCTTCCCCGAGTACCGCCAGTTCCTGCGGCGCATGGGCCACAGGACGACGCTCGACTATCTGCGCGCGGTGTCGGCGCTGGTCGTCAGCGAGACGAGCCTCCTGCCCCACGCCAATCCGGGCGTGATGGGCGAGCGTGACCTGTCGTCGCTCCGCGAAGTCAACGTCAGCATGGGCATCATGCTCGAGACGACCTCGGAGCGGCTGCTCGGCCCGGGCCTCGCCCACGACCGCGCCCCCGACAAAGTGCCGGCTCGCCGCCTCCGGACCATCGCGCTCGCCGGCAAGCTGTCGATCCCCTTCACCACGGGCATTCTCATCGGCATCGGCGAGACCCACGCAGAGCGCGTCGAGGCGCTGCTCGCGATCCGCGATCTGCACGAGCGCTACGGGCACATCCAGGAAGTCATCGTCCAGAACTTCCGCCGGAAGCCCGGTATTCCGATGCGCGACCATCCCGAGCCGGTGATGGACGACCTCCTCCGGACGGCCGCGGTGGCGCGACTCCTGCTCGGCCCCGACATGAACATCCAGGTGCCGCCCAACCTCTCCGACGCGGACTTTGCGCGGCTGCCCGACGCGGGCATCAACGACTGGGGCGGCGTCTCGCCTCTGACCCCCGACCACATCAACCCCGAGCGGCCGTGGCCCGGGCTCGCGGCGCTCCGGCGCGCCACCGAGCGGGCGGGCCTCGAGCTGCGTGAGCGCCTGGCCGTCTATCCCGAGTACGCGGCGCGCTCCGAGTTCGTCCACGAAGCCCTGCGCCCGCGCGTGCGCGGCCTCGTGGACGCCGACGGCCTCGTGAGAGGCGACCTCGAAAGGTGGCGAACGTGGAACTGA
- the cofH gene encoding 5-amino-6-(D-ribitylamino)uracil--L-tyrosine 4-hydroxyphenyl transferase CofH, producing MGGDVRRILGGALEGRELTVDEGIRLTEVSGRELHALTLVADEMRRRQAGDVVTYVVNRNINFTNVCIKHCTFCAFSRDHREEEGYFLPLDEVVRRAVEAWEMGASEVCIQAGLPPKLDGSYYVDLCRAIKAAVPEMHLHAFSPEEILYGSTRSGLSIPDFLKALREAGLGTLPGTSAEILDQEIRDRIARGRITVDQWIEVITSAHALGIRTTSTIMYGHVETPAHWIRHMDLLRSIQRQTGGFTEFVPLSLIHHEAPMYRRGLVPGVRQGATGVEVIKMHALARLILGPTFRNIQSSWVKEGPKMAQYLLAAGANDVGGTLINESISTSAGAGYGQLVPPAELRRLIREAGRVPARRDTVYNLLKVYATAADEEDSPLDHVTDAAARFGSYRALSASSQFRFVHPEKTEAPTRS from the coding sequence ATCGGCGGCGACGTGCGCCGCATCCTCGGAGGCGCCCTCGAAGGCCGTGAGCTGACGGTGGACGAGGGCATCCGCCTCACCGAGGTGAGCGGCCGCGAGCTCCACGCGCTGACCCTCGTCGCCGACGAGATGCGCCGCAGGCAGGCCGGCGACGTCGTCACCTATGTCGTCAACCGAAACATCAACTTCACCAACGTCTGCATCAAGCACTGCACCTTCTGCGCCTTTAGCCGCGACCACCGTGAAGAGGAGGGATACTTCCTCCCGCTGGACGAGGTGGTGCGGCGCGCCGTCGAGGCGTGGGAGATGGGCGCCAGCGAGGTCTGCATCCAGGCGGGGCTGCCGCCCAAGCTCGACGGCTCCTACTATGTGGATCTCTGCCGCGCCATCAAGGCGGCCGTGCCCGAGATGCACCTCCACGCCTTCTCGCCGGAGGAGATCCTCTACGGGTCGACTCGCTCGGGGCTGTCGATCCCCGACTTCCTGAAGGCGCTGCGGGAGGCCGGGCTCGGGACGCTCCCCGGCACCTCTGCGGAGATCCTCGACCAGGAGATCCGCGACCGCATCGCCCGCGGCCGCATCACCGTGGACCAGTGGATCGAGGTGATCACCTCGGCCCACGCCCTCGGCATCCGGACCACCTCGACCATCATGTACGGCCACGTCGAGACCCCCGCGCACTGGATCCGCCACATGGACCTCCTCCGGAGCATCCAGCGGCAGACGGGCGGCTTCACCGAGTTCGTCCCGCTGTCGCTCATCCATCACGAAGCGCCCATGTACCGGCGGGGGCTCGTGCCGGGCGTGCGCCAAGGTGCCACGGGGGTCGAGGTGATCAAGATGCACGCCCTCGCCCGCCTGATTCTCGGCCCCACCTTCCGCAACATCCAGTCCTCGTGGGTGAAGGAAGGACCGAAGATGGCGCAGTACCTCCTCGCGGCGGGCGCCAACGACGTCGGCGGCACGCTCATCAACGAATCCATCTCCACGTCGGCTGGCGCGGGCTACGGCCAGCTCGTGCCGCCGGCCGAGCTTCGCCGTCTGATCCGCGAGGCGGGGCGCGTGCCCGCCCGTCGCGATACGGTGTACAACCTACTTAAAGTCTACGCGACCGCCGCGGACGAGGAGGACTCGCCGCTCGACCACGTCACCGACGCCGCGGCGCGCTTCGGCTCCTACCGCGCGCTGTCCGCGTCGAGCCAATTCCGCTTCGTGCACCCGGAAAAAACCGAGGCCCCGACTCGCTCCTAG
- a CDS encoding HU family DNA-binding protein: MAKPMSKSATIAHLAQKTGLAKKQVVDLFEQLEGLAVKEAKNIFVLPHFGRLVLANRKARMGRNPQTGEPIKIPAKRVVKFRLAKSIKDAVLGKK, translated from the coding sequence ATGGCAAAACCCATGAGCAAGTCCGCCACCATCGCTCACCTCGCCCAGAAGACCGGCCTGGCGAAGAAGCAGGTGGTCGATCTCTTCGAGCAGCTCGAAGGGCTCGCGGTCAAGGAAGCCAAGAACATCTTCGTGCTGCCTCACTTCGGGCGGCTGGTGCTGGCCAACCGCAAGGCGCGGATGGGCCGCAACCCGCAGACCGGCGAGCCGATCAAGATCCCGGCCAAGCGCGTCGTGAAGTTCCGGTTGGCCAAGAGCATCAAGGACGCGGTGCTTGGCAAGAAGTAA
- the cofD gene encoding 2-phospho-L-lactate transferase, which produces MRIVTLAGGTGAAKLLRGLDALVPPRTLTIVGNTGDDALIWGLHVSPDLDTVCYTLGGWIDDDRGWGLSGESFRTLGEMVRFGEPTWFNLGDRDLATHLHRTRLLREGQTLTEVTAKIAQDLGVTHAVLPMSDQSVRTCVRGPDGWLGFQEYFVREKTQVEVVEVDYAGAHVALPAPGVVEAIASAHAVIVCPSNPITSIGPILAVPGVARALEATDAVVLAVSPIVGGQAVSGPAGRLMAACGLEVSALGVASAYAPWLDILLVDNQDAALTPRIEAAGIRTIVTETVMRGREGEMALARRALEALA; this is translated from the coding sequence ATGCGCATCGTCACCCTCGCCGGTGGGACCGGCGCCGCCAAGCTCCTGCGGGGCCTGGACGCACTCGTCCCGCCGCGGACGCTGACCATCGTGGGCAACACCGGTGACGATGCGCTGATCTGGGGGCTCCACGTCTCCCCCGACCTCGACACCGTCTGCTACACGCTGGGCGGCTGGATCGACGACGACCGCGGCTGGGGGCTCAGCGGCGAGAGCTTCAGGACGCTCGGAGAGATGGTCCGCTTCGGCGAACCGACCTGGTTCAACCTGGGCGACCGTGATCTCGCCACGCACCTGCACCGCACCCGCCTGCTGCGCGAGGGGCAGACGCTGACGGAGGTCACGGCGAAGATCGCGCAGGACCTCGGCGTGACCCACGCGGTCCTGCCCATGTCGGACCAGTCCGTGAGGACGTGCGTCCGCGGGCCGGACGGCTGGCTCGGCTTCCAGGAGTATTTCGTGCGCGAGAAGACCCAGGTCGAGGTGGTGGAAGTGGACTACGCGGGCGCGCACGTAGCGCTCCCCGCCCCCGGAGTCGTCGAGGCCATCGCCTCGGCCCACGCCGTCATCGTCTGTCCGTCCAATCCCATCACCTCCATCGGCCCCATCCTCGCCGTCCCGGGCGTCGCGCGCGCGCTGGAGGCAACGGACGCGGTCGTCCTCGCGGTCAGCCCCATCGTCGGAGGGCAGGCCGTCTCCGGGCCCGCCGGACGTCTCATGGCCGCGTGCGGGCTCGAGGTGTCGGCGCTCGGCGTCGCCTCCGCCTACGCGCCGTGGCTCGACATCCTGCTCGTGGACAACCAGGACGCAGCGCTCACGCCGCGCATCGAAGCCGCCGGGATACGCACCATCGTGACGGAGACCGTCATGCGCGGCCGGGAGGGGGAAATGGCCCTGGCCCGCCGGGCGCTCGAGGCGCTCGCGTGA
- the cofC gene encoding 2-phospho-L-lactate guanylyltransferase: MSAVVAVPVKDLVNAKQRLIPFLSPSERCDLARAMLEDVLDALARAQVGLVLVVTRDPAVEALARRHGAGTLGEEANRGHTEAVALAQRTALARGARRFLTIPGDVPCVTPAELAALADAPLEAPGAVFVPSLSGFGTNAVLLAPPDSMTLKFGEPSFDNHLVAARAAGLRPLVRRLPGLGLDIDAPEDLALLLDRGPSTRSAGLLASLNVPARLARRSPEA; the protein is encoded by the coding sequence GTGAGCGCCGTCGTCGCGGTCCCCGTCAAGGACCTCGTCAACGCCAAGCAGCGGCTCATCCCGTTTCTCTCGCCATCCGAGCGCTGCGATCTGGCGCGCGCCATGCTCGAAGACGTCCTCGACGCGCTGGCCCGCGCGCAGGTCGGCCTGGTGCTGGTCGTCACGCGTGACCCGGCTGTCGAGGCGCTGGCGAGGCGCCACGGGGCGGGGACACTCGGCGAGGAGGCCAACCGCGGCCACACGGAAGCCGTCGCCCTCGCCCAGCGGACAGCCCTCGCCCGCGGGGCGCGGCGCTTCCTCACCATCCCAGGCGACGTGCCGTGCGTCACCCCGGCCGAGCTGGCCGCATTGGCCGATGCGCCCCTGGAGGCGCCGGGTGCGGTCTTCGTGCCCTCGCTGTCTGGCTTCGGGACCAATGCGGTCCTCCTTGCGCCTCCCGACTCAATGACGCTCAAATTCGGCGAGCCCTCCTTCGACAACCACCTGGTCGCGGCGCGGGCCGCAGGCCTCCGGCCGCTGGTGCGGAGGCTCCCCGGCCTCGGCCTCGACATCGACGCCCCGGAAGACCTCGCGCTGCTCCTCGACCGCGGCCCCTCCACGCGGAGCGCCGGATTGCTCGCATCGCTCAACGTCCCGGCTCGCCTGGCGCGCCGCAGCCCGGAGGCGTGA
- the cofE gene encoding coenzyme F420-0:L-glutamate ligase, with amino-acid sequence MPPRYEVIGVEGLPEIGAGEALSSLIARAAAAQGTPLAAADLLVISQKIVSKAEGRIVRLAEITPSPETVAMAEELGRDARLIEVILHESRRVVRRDKGVLIVETHQGWICANAGVDQSNVDADTACLLPEDSDRSARALRDGLRALTGHDLGIIIADTFGRPWREGLTNVAIGVAGLEPLKSYLGEKDPAGHVLQATILALADELASAAEPIMGKLDRIPVVIIRGLNWPRGESGSRPLLRDPARDLFR; translated from the coding sequence GTGCCGCCTCGCTACGAGGTGATCGGCGTCGAGGGTCTGCCCGAGATCGGCGCGGGGGAGGCCCTCTCGAGCCTCATCGCTCGCGCCGCTGCCGCGCAAGGGACGCCGCTCGCGGCCGCCGATCTCCTTGTGATCAGCCAGAAGATCGTCTCCAAGGCCGAGGGCCGCATCGTGAGGCTCGCGGAGATCACCCCGTCGCCGGAGACGGTCGCCATGGCCGAGGAGCTCGGTCGCGACGCGCGGCTGATCGAGGTCATACTCCACGAGAGCCGCCGCGTCGTGCGGCGCGACAAGGGCGTGCTGATCGTCGAGACGCACCAGGGCTGGATCTGCGCCAACGCGGGCGTGGACCAGTCCAACGTCGACGCCGACACTGCCTGCCTCTTGCCCGAGGACTCCGACCGCTCCGCGCGCGCGTTGCGGGATGGGCTGCGGGCCCTGACGGGCCACGACCTGGGCATCATCATCGCCGACACGTTCGGCAGACCGTGGCGCGAGGGGCTGACCAACGTCGCGATCGGCGTGGCGGGGCTCGAGCCTCTCAAGAGCTACCTGGGAGAGAAGGATCCGGCCGGCCACGTGCTGCAGGCGACGATCCTGGCGCTGGCCGACGAGCTCGCCTCCGCGGCCGAGCCCATCATGGGCAAGCTCGACCGCATCCCCGTCGTGATCATCCGCGGGCTCAACTGGCCCCGCGGGGAGAGCGGAAGCCGCCCGCTCCTGCGCGACCCCGCCCGCGACCTCTTCCGATAG
- the npdG gene encoding NADPH-dependent F420 reductase, whose translation MRIGILGGTGKEGAGLALRWAQAGHEVIIGSRDAERARAKAAEISGQAGRAVGGMSNREAATAAEVVVLALPASGLAATLGELKDACRGKVVISTVVPLSFGGGRLFIPPAQGSSAEEVQALLGPEARVVAAFHHIAAHELSAAGHDIDCDLLLCGADADAKKAVAELGSGMGLRAVDVGALTNAGPLEGITAVLATINRRYKLKNSGIKITGLPT comes from the coding sequence ATGCGCATAGGCATCCTTGGAGGCACGGGCAAAGAAGGGGCGGGACTCGCGCTCCGATGGGCTCAGGCGGGCCACGAAGTCATCATCGGCTCGCGCGACGCCGAGCGCGCCCGCGCCAAGGCCGCGGAGATCTCCGGCCAGGCGGGCCGCGCCGTGGGCGGCATGTCCAATCGCGAGGCCGCGACCGCTGCCGAAGTCGTCGTCCTGGCGCTGCCCGCGTCGGGCCTCGCCGCCACGCTCGGCGAGCTCAAGGACGCCTGCCGCGGCAAGGTCGTGATCAGCACCGTGGTGCCGCTGTCCTTCGGGGGCGGGCGCCTCTTCATCCCGCCCGCCCAGGGCTCCTCCGCGGAGGAGGTGCAGGCGCTGCTCGGCCCCGAGGCGAGAGTCGTCGCCGCCTTCCACCACATCGCCGCCCACGAGCTCTCCGCGGCGGGCCACGACATCGACTGCGACCTCCTGCTCTGCGGAGCGGACGCGGACGCGAAGAAAGCCGTGGCCGAGCTCGGCAGCGGCATGGGTCTCCGCGCCGTCGACGTGGGCGCGCTCACCAATGCGGGCCCGCTCGAAGGCATCACCGCCGTGCTCGCCACGATCAATCGCCGCTACAAGCTCAAGAACTCCGGCATCAAGATC